The following are from one region of the Rutidosis leptorrhynchoides isolate AG116_Rl617_1_P2 unplaced genomic scaffold, CSIRO_AGI_Rlap_v1 contig165, whole genome shotgun sequence genome:
- the LOC139881499 gene encoding uncharacterized protein, whose product MEVVNHTIGMYLRCFVGDNPRQWLPWAEFCYNTSYHYALKTTPFEVLYGRPPPRLISYVPSTSRVDAIDETLLCRDEKLIEIRARLHQAQNHMKLQHDKHHHELSFAIGDYGIGLVTYKLALPSHAKLHNIFHISQLKPFIGDPPIEVPSLPLLRDGGVLLSPRVVLRSRLNRTGQVEILVAWKDLSDVKATWELLTDFRESYPSFQPEDMLGLQEGSDVMDTF is encoded by the exons ATGGAGGTGGTTAACCACACAATTGGCATGTATTTGCGTTGTTTTGTCGGTGACAATCCTCGTCAATGGTTACCATGGGCTGAATTCTGTTACAACACTTCTTATCATTATGCTTTGAAAACCACACCCTTTGAAGTGCTTTATGGTCGTCCTCCACCTCGCCTTATTTCTTATGTTCCTAGTACATCTCGTGTGGACGCAATTGATGAGACTTTACTTTGTCGTGATGAGAAGCTTATAGAAATTCGAGCTCGTTTGCATCAAGCACAAAATCACATGAAACTTCAACATGATAAGCATCATCATGAGCTCTCCTTTGCTATTGGGGATTAT GGCATTGGGTTGGTCACTTATAAATTAGCTCTTCCTTCTCATGCAAAACTTCATAATATATTTCATATTTCTCAGCTCAAACCTTTTATTGGTGATCCACCTATTGAGGTTCCAAGTCTGCCTTTGTTAAGAGATGGTGGTGTCCTTTTATCTCCTCGCGTTGTATTACGTTCTCGCTTGAATCGTACTGGTCAGGTCGAAATCTTAGTGGCTTGGAAGGACTTGTCTGATGTTAAAGCTACTTGGGAGCTCCTCACCGACTTCCGCGAATCTTATCCTTCCTTCCAGCCTGAGGACATGCTCGGTCTCCAGGAGGGGAGTGATGTTATGGACACATTCTAA
- the LOC139881500 gene encoding uncharacterized protein: protein MITGGLLYASNLFTFETTSYQNQAAESPQSSVKSSGTAACPLYFKWIYEDLNPWSSTGITREMIERGKEYAHFRIVIVDGKLYVEQFKRAYQTRDVFTIWGFVQLLKMYPGKLPDVELIFGCEDRPMIEKRSYRGRTGHHESPPPLFIYSGHKDACGVVFPDWSFWGWPEVHVSPWESMLSKIEKESSKVEWSERLPSAYWKGNTAVSRSRRDLIKCNSTRGRYHWNARVYQQDWVAEFREG, encoded by the exons ATGATAACAGGAGGTCTACTTTACGCATCGAATCTATTCACCTTCGAAACGACGTCGTATCAGAACCAAGCAGCGGAGTCCCCACAAAGTTCCGTCAAATCATCCGGTACGGCGGCGTGTCCCTTGTACTTCAAATGGATCTACGAAGACCTGAATCCATGGAGCTCAACAGGCATCACGAGAGAAATGATCGAGAGAGGCAAAGAGTACGCACACTTTAGGATCGTGATCGTCGACGGGAAACTGTACGTGGAGCAGTTCAAGAGAGCTTACCAGACGAGAGACGTGTTCACGATCTGGGGATTCGTGCAGCTCCTGAAAATGTATCCCGGAAAGTTGCCGGACGTTGAGCTGATCTTCGGTTGTGAAGATCGGCCGATGATCGAGAAACGCAGTTACAGAGGCCGGACGGGGCATCACGAGTCGCCGCCTCCGTTATTCATATACAGTGGCCATAAAGATGCGTGCGGCGTCGTCTTCCCCGATTGGAGCTTCTGGGGTTG GCCAGAGGTTCATGTAAGTCCATGGGAGAGTATGTTGTCGAAAATAGAAAAGGAAAGCTCGAAGGTGGAATGGTCGGAAAGGCTACCGTCTGCATACTGGAAAGGGAATACGGCGGTTTCACGGAGTAGGAGAGACCTTATCAAGTGTAATTCCACACGTGGCAGATATCACTGGAATGCTCGTGTCTACCAACAG